A segment of the Thermoplasma sp. Kam2015 genome:
TGTATGAACTATTTTTATATTCATTATTGTAAAATTTATTAGTAAATAATTGTAGATTAAAAGTATTCTCTAGCCAAAATTTAAATATTGCTATGATCATATGTTATCGATGAACACTAAATACTTGATAGCGGGTATACTTATTGTTATCCCGTTTATAGTCTATTTTGCCATACCAACGTACAACAGGGTTAATCCGGAGATAGGTGGTTTGACATTTTTTTACTGGTATCA
Coding sequences within it:
- a CDS encoding DUF3311 domain-containing protein, translating into MNTKYLIAGILIVIPFIVYFAIPTYNRVNPEIGGLTFFYWYQTLWLGISALLFGIAAYILDREVKQ